The following DNA comes from Halobacillus litoralis.
AAGCCTGATGGAGATGCCAGTACAGCTGTAGATGTCGATGAAAATGGATTGACTTTGAACCCAGGACGCGTCGACCCGACCAATGAAGCATTTGAAGACTCCAGAAAAGCGTTAGCCGCCGAGTTCGAATTCAATGGAGAGAAAGTGGTCGTAGTCGCTAACCACTTCAATTCAAAAGGCGGAGATGGGGCATTATTCGGAGCAGAACATCCTGTCGTACTTGGTAGTGAAGTTCAAAGACTAAAGCAAGCAGAAGTCCTTAACAACTTCGTACAAAAAGTGGAAGATGAGATGGACGATGCGAATGTCGTCGTTTTAGGAGACTTGAATGATTTCGAGTTCTCTGCACCTATAGAAACACTTGAGGGCGATGTCCTGACGAATATGATGGAGGAATTGCCGGAAGAAGAACGTTACACTTATATTTATCAAGGCAATTCCCAAGTGCTCGATCACATTCTGGTAAGCAATAACTTAGCTAAACAGACGAAGATCGAGTCGGTCAACATTAATGCAGACTTCTCGGAAGCGGATGGACGTGCAAGTGACCATGATCCGGTACTTGCCCAAATCCATATTAAAGAAGATAAAAAAGGATGGCTCCATTCGTTCCTTTATAGCATCTGGAACAAATATTTTGCTGGCTATTTCGGTTTTTAAACAAGAAAATCCCGTTTTGCGAGGCACCTGAAAAAACCTCTTCAATCTAGAGGAGCTGTTAAAGTTTGTTGTTGCTTCTCACGACTCGCTTGTGGGTGGATGCTTGCCGCGGGCACGACCGCAGCTAACTTGGCCAAGAAGATCACTTGACCAAGTGGATCTTCGGATCGCGCTGTTCCCGCAGGCGTCACCACCGAACGCTCATCGTGGAAGCAAAGAGCTTTATCTAAAAGATTGATCTTGTTTGATTTATAAAAGAAAACCAATGTGTGTGTACAAGGGCCGGTGACGATATAAATCATCAATATCCAACGAATAGTAAAGCTTATGGAGTAAGTGCCCGAATTTATCATAGAAATAAAGAAGCCGAGTTGAACGATAAAATCGTCCTACTCGGCTTTTTTCTTTGATACCTAACTCAGAGAGTTGCAGTTCTTCAGTAGTCTCGTTTATGCGAAGGTTTTTACTTGTTTCTTAATGGACATTAGCTCAAGGAGGCTTGCCGTTTTCCCCGAGAAAAGCGAGCCGTTTCCAAGACCCCATTGCTCCCAGCAAAAGCAACGAAACCGATCTTGCAGATAAGGAGCGATTAGAGAAGAAAACAACGCTAAGGTTTAACGAAGCATTGTAATCATATTTCTTCTTTTTCTAAGATGAGATAGTTCATTTCTTTACGGTCAATACTGTTGTAGCGCTTTGAATTGAACAAGTAGAAAATAACACCGATGAGTATCCAAACTCCTAGAGCGATATAAGATTCCCTGCCGAGTGATGCCGGTGACCAGGGAAGCAGCAGTAAAGCAAGAAACCCGAGAGCACTGATCATCCCGATGAGTGACAACAACTTTTTGCCAGGGGAGACCGTTGTCGTATGCTCGGCTGTACTTTCTCCATTTGACCACCGGAAGAATTTGTAGGCTGTGGCTGTACAGAAAAAGTATGCGATGGCCACGCCTGTTGAAGACATATCAACAACCCACAGTAGTGCCTGACGGCCGAACCATGGGGCAATAAGGCAGATAGCCATCGTGAACAAAATACCGACATAAGGTGTGCCATATTTCGGGTGAAGTCTGCGGAACATATTCGGCAGGATACGTGCACGTCCCATTGCAAACGTAAGGCGACTTGCTGAAATGAAGAATCCGTTCAATCCAGTGAAAATCCCCATACATACAGCAAGGGCGATGATGAACACGCCAGCACGACCTAAGTAACTCTCAATCGCATCACCTGTACCCCAGACTGATTGGGTCTGGTTGATTTGTGTGAGCAACTGCTGCCAGGGCATCGTACCTGCGGTAATCAAGATCATTGCACTATAGGCAAGGCCTGCTGCAAGAAGGGACCAAATGATCAGCCCGAAAGCTTTTTTCGGTTCAAACTTGAACTCTTCTGCTGCCTGCGGAATGTTATCGAAACCGACGTATGCGAATGGAGCGATCGCTAATATCGTCAGGATAGAAGCGAATGCCGTTTGATCAGGTGTAAAAGCAGGGGAGATATTCGCAAAACTTGGACCATCCGTGAAGATAGCTCCTACCCCTAATAAAGTGATGCCCAGTATTAAGATCACGCTGAAAATGAATTGCGTCTGTCCGGAAAAACTGGCACCGCGGATATTCAATAATGCAAACAAAACAAGGGCGAGACTGGCGATGGCAATTTGAATGATTGATACCTCATATCCTGCCACTGTGTACATATTTCCGGTGCGGACTAAATCAGGAAATAGAAATTTCGCCAATAAAGCTAGAGCAGATGCGTTTAAAGCGACAATGCATATATAGCCAAGGGTCAAAAACCAACCGGCAATAAAAGCGAATTTCCGTCCGAATCCGATGTAAGCATAAGCGAACTCTCCACCGGTTACCGGAAATTTTTCAATTAAATACCCATAACTGACCCCGATGATCATCATTAGGGCAGCGCCGAGCAAAAGGCCGATGACTACGCCTATCGGTCCTGCTTGACCAATCCAGTCTGTCGGAAGGACGAAAGCGCCCCAACCGATCGCAGAACCGAAAGCGATCGCCCAAACCCAATGAGGCTTTAGGGATTTTTCTAATTTTTTTCTTTCTCTATTCACCATTAAGTAATGGATCCTCCTATCTGTTTAAAACATAGGTTCCCTATTTTAAATAGGGTCCATGTGTAAATGCAATCGAAAAGGTATACAGGAAAAATAAAACAAATTATTTTCAAAAAACTATGAAAAAATTAACAATTAAATGTTATTCTGTAACAAGAGACTCAACCTTTTGACGAAAATTGGATGAACGGGTTACAAATTGATGAATTATAGCGTGGAAGTACATAAAACAAGAGGCACTGCCTAATTTTATATTAGCTCGGAGTAAAGTTGGCGGTGAATGTCATCAGGGGTAATAATATATTTCAAAAAAGCTAACAAAAACGTAATGAAATCGTTATGTCAGGATTCGAGTTCTTATGATATAATTTTTCACGTTTAATATGCATAACAAACAGAGAAATTATGCAGTTGAATATGGAAAAAATATATGAGCTTACATCCATTAGGGAGAGGACATAATAAACCTGAGGAGGGTCTTTATGGAGTATAAGGCCTTGCTGTTTTGCTTGATCGCATCTGTGGTAATTACTCCACTAGTCAAGAAAATGGCAGTCAAAATTGGTGCTACAGATCAACCGAACCACCGTAAAGTTCACAAAAATGTGATGCCGCGTTTAGGTGGTTTAGCGATTTACATTAGTTTCGCTTTAGGTATTTTATTTTTCTTTCCGGAAAGTAACTATACCTGGCCCGTATTGATGGGTGCGACCATCATCATTATTACTGGTGTTCTGGACGATTTGAAAGAATTGTCAGCCAAAGTGAAGCTTGGAGGACAGCTGTTAGCTGCTGTCGTTGTAGTGATGGGTGGTGTCCAGGTCGATTTCGTCAATTTACCTTTCGGGGGACAAATCGATTTTGGCTATATGAGTATCCCCATCACGATTTTATGGATTGTCGGAATTACCAACGCCATTAATCTTATTGATGGATTGGATGGTTTAGCCGCTGGTGTGTCAGCCATTGCTTTGCTGACGATTTCAGGTATGGCCATCACGATGGGAAATGTTTTTGTAGTATTTGCAGGATTAATGATGCTTGGAAGCACACTAGGGTTTCTCGTGTATAACTTTTACCCCGCCAAGATCTTCATGGGAGACACAGGCGCTCTTTTTTTAGGATTCATGATAAGTGTTTTATCCTTGCTCGGCTTCAAAAATGTAACATTATTCTCTTTCATTATTCCAGTCATTATACTAGGCATTCCGATTTCTGATACGTTGTTCGCAATAGTCCGGAGAATTGTCCATCGTAAACCCTTATCAGCACCTGATAAGTCTCACTTGCACCACTGCCTTCTTAATTTAGGCTATAGTCACCCGGAAACGGTGCTGATGATTTATGCAGGCGGCGCCTTATTCAGTTTAGCTGCCGTCATCTTTTCGCAAGCGACGATGTTTGGCGCAGTCCTGGTTGTTGCGATGTTAATCCTGATGATCGAGCTTATTGTCGAAATCACTGGCTTAGTAGGTAAAGAATATAAACCGATACTGAATATTATCAAAGGTACACGAACAAGAAGATAAAATATAAGAAGGGTGTCCCTGGACAGGGACACCCTTCAAGTATATTGCCTGGGAAATAATTCTACAAAAAGCTTCCTGTTTCGTCAGCAAAAACCTACATAGAGTCATCTTCATTCTTTGTCATCGTATCCGGCTCTTCCTCTTTCACATAAGGGTTAGATAAACCGAGATGAGCCTTCAATTCGTCTGTAGTTTCAGAAAGGCTTTCTTCTTCCAGTTGATAATACCAGCCCTCATCGATATATCCACCTTCACCTTCCAACTGCATTTTATCGAAAGTTAGTTCATTTTTTTGAAGGATATAGTCTTTGAATGTAATCATTTCCTCAAAGGTCAAATTCGTCTTTAAATTATTATTGATCGATTCCAGAATGGCATCAAAATTGTTCAATGACTTTGCGGACATGGTTTCGCGGAAGATCTCTTGAATGAGCGCCATCTGCCGTTCGCCACGAGCTAAGTCACTATCATATTTCCGGGTGCGGGCTAAGGCCAACGCTTCTTCACCATTCAAAGTTTGCGGGCCCTCTTCTAATTCAATGGCTCCTGCTTGATCCGAACTGTTCTGCTCCGTCATATCAAAAGGAACGTCATAGGAGAGGCCCCCGATAGAGTTGACGACCTCAACGAATGAGTTGAAGTTCAACCGTACATAATAATCGACGGGGATATCCAACATCCGTTCAACGGTTTCGACTGTTGCGTCAATTCCGCCAAACGCATGCGCATGAGTGATTTTGTCTTCATACCCGACCTCAGGGATGTATGTGTAAGAATCGCGGGGGATGCTAAGCATTTTAACGGATTTATCATCGTCATTGAATGTGGCTAATACAAGTGCATCTGATAGTGAGTCTCTATCTTGCGACGTTTCTGACCTTTTTTCACTGTCATCTATACCGACAAACAAGACGGAAGTGTGATCTGTTGCCGGATTGACCACTTCAATCCGTTTATCTGACTTTTTTCCCCGATCAAGTTCCTGGTGTGAATCTGAAGCTGTTTCTTTCACCTGATTGGTTAAATAAATCGCATATCCACCAGCAGCACCTAACCCAGCTATAATCATGAATACAACTATCCATAAGAAGATGGTCAGTCTTTTGCGTTTCATGTCGTGGTGAGCTCCTTTACTCAGGTGTGACATCAAATTCTACGTAGGAATAGTCTCCTCGTGTAATGGCCGCCTGGTTACTCGTCAAATCTGTCACCCAGCTTTCAAATTCTTCTTCAAGGCCGCTTTCTACATATACTATCAATTCCACATTTTCTAAGTAATTAACCGTTTCGAGCGTATATTTCGAATTGCGTACTTCGTTTTCTACCTTTCCAAGCAAGTGGTATTCCATCTTCACTTTCATTTCTTTCATTAACTGGCGCTTGACGATTCCTGTAGTTTCAATGGCTGCAGAAGTGGTGGAGGAGTATGCGCGGATCAGACCGCCCGCCCCTAATTTAATGCCTCCAAAGTAACGGGTGACGACAACGGCGGTATCTTTCAGGCCTTTTCTCTTTAAGACTTCAAGCATGGGCACTCCTGCCGT
Coding sequences within:
- a CDS encoding APC family permease, which encodes MVNRERKKLEKSLKPHWVWAIAFGSAIGWGAFVLPTDWIGQAGPIGVVIGLLLGAALMMIIGVSYGYLIEKFPVTGGEFAYAYIGFGRKFAFIAGWFLTLGYICIVALNASALALLAKFLFPDLVRTGNMYTVAGYEVSIIQIAIASLALVLFALLNIRGASFSGQTQFIFSVILILGITLLGVGAIFTDGPSFANISPAFTPDQTAFASILTILAIAPFAYVGFDNIPQAAEEFKFEPKKAFGLIIWSLLAAGLAYSAMILITAGTMPWQQLLTQINQTQSVWGTGDAIESYLGRAGVFIIALAVCMGIFTGLNGFFISASRLTFAMGRARILPNMFRRLHPKYGTPYVGILFTMAICLIAPWFGRQALLWVVDMSSTGVAIAYFFCTATAYKFFRWSNGESTAEHTTTVSPGKKLLSLIGMISALGFLALLLLPWSPASLGRESYIALGVWILIGVIFYLFNSKRYNSIDRKEMNYLILEKEEI
- a CDS encoding glycosyltransferase family 4 protein, which gives rise to MEYKALLFCLIASVVITPLVKKMAVKIGATDQPNHRKVHKNVMPRLGGLAIYISFALGILFFFPESNYTWPVLMGATIIIITGVLDDLKELSAKVKLGGQLLAAVVVVMGGVQVDFVNLPFGGQIDFGYMSIPITILWIVGITNAINLIDGLDGLAAGVSAIALLTISGMAITMGNVFVVFAGLMMLGSTLGFLVYNFYPAKIFMGDTGALFLGFMISVLSLLGFKNVTLFSFIIPVIILGIPISDTLFAIVRRIVHRKPLSAPDKSHLHHCLLNLGYSHPETVLMIYAGGALFSLAAVIFSQATMFGAVLVVAMLILMIELIVEITGLVGKEYKPILNIIKGTRTRR
- a CDS encoding LCP family protein produces the protein MKRKRLTIFLWIVVFMIIAGLGAAGGYAIYLTNQVKETASDSHQELDRGKKSDKRIEVVNPATDHTSVLFVGIDDSEKRSETSQDRDSLSDALVLATFNDDDKSVKMLSIPRDSYTYIPEVGYEDKITHAHAFGGIDATVETVERMLDIPVDYYVRLNFNSFVEVVNSIGGLSYDVPFDMTEQNSSDQAGAIELEEGPQTLNGEEALALARTRKYDSDLARGERQMALIQEIFRETMSAKSLNNFDAILESINNNLKTNLTFEEMITFKDYILQKNELTFDKMQLEGEGGYIDEGWYYQLEEESLSETTDELKAHLGLSNPYVKEEEPDTMTKNEDDSM
- a CDS encoding YigZ family protein; this translates as MLENYYTVKPEGSEEVTIQKSRFIGYVKRCETEEEAQTFIQEIKKKHHDANHNCSAYMIGEHDLIQKANDDGEPSGTAGVPMLEVLKRKGLKDTAVVVTRYFGGIKLGAGGLIRAYSSTTSAAIETTGIVKRQLMKEMKVKMEYHLLGKVENEVRNSKYTLETVNYLENVELIVYVESGLEEEFESWVTDLTSNQAAITRGDYSYVEFDVTPE